ccacatttttctttcttcttctcattttccttgcaATGTTTCCTGCATCTTCCAGTTCCATAACCACACTTTCTGGCCCATCCATctatcaaaataaacaaatacatgaaaaagtaaAGACAATTATACTAAAGACATTGGTAATTGTAGTAATAATGGTTGGAACAAACTACTGAAAGGTAATAGCATTCTTGGGAATATCAAATAAAGCTGTGCATGTAGAATGCTTACTGCTGGTCTTGATATGTATTAGATATGAGTAGTTATTGCCCTTCCTCCAACCAGATCTAATTGGACTTTATTTTTATGCTTAGGATATTTCCATCTCCATCATTTTTCAGTCTCACCAACACTGGTTCCTCCTTGTTCCCAAACCTAGATGCTTGCCAAGGAATGAGACTATGCCTTCAATTACCTGTTTTTTCCCTCTGCATTCATTATTCACTCAACAGtgattttttgagcacctaccatgtgccaggcactgttctaggtgcatGCCCCAGATGATGTCTGGAGCAGTAGTTTGAACACTGAATGATCAATTTGTATTGCTGTCCAGCAGGCAGATGTTCTAAGCTCTACATAGGTCAATAGAACACAGAGTATAGACCCAGCTTCCTCAGCACATTAAGTTCAGTTGAGAGACCATAATATCTTGGTTTAAATTATTATTACctttacttgttttttaaattcccctCCTAGGAGATAACTcccaattttttctttctcactagGACATCTGgactggaaaaaaatcagagtcAGGATGACTGCACTCCCTCATCTATTCCAATTGCCCTCACTGTAGTTTAAGGCAGGCTGAAGCCAACTCAGGGTTAGCCCATGATTATCTTCTTTTGCTTCTAGAACAACTGAACAATTAACAAATACTTTCAGTTTGAAAAGCTGATCCAAAAAAGGATGCAACTTCCAACAGCAATGACCCAAAGGGAAATCATGGAATTAGAAATCATAAACTTTAGAACCCCTGGGAAGCCCCAAGTGGAAAACATTTTTGTTAGAAAGTTATTCACCACTTGGCCATGAAGTCTGTTATATTGTTAGAGTGCTTTGGCCACGTTCAATCTGGAATCCAGAATCTTCTGTCGTAGCCGAAGCTACATACCTTGAGCCTGTTTTACAAACCTGTAGATAACCAACATCAATCTACAAAATTTTCACTATACATACTAAGACAAGAGCAACATGTCTCCTCTGACTGATTTGAAGGAGGATTCAAAGCCAAACAACAATGGAGAGGCAAAGTAATGGGACTAGCTAGTGCAAGATGTGGTACAGAAGTGGTATCAGTTGGAAGTGATAGATGCCTGGGATGAGAATATGTTGACATTTGGGACAAGGATATTAAGGACACTAGGAATTTGGGGGTTGCTTCTGCATATGGAAGGGGATTCATTCAAGAAACACTGGAGatattcaagatggcagaggagtaggtgGACGTGGAGTTCACCTCTCTCCATGGATACATCAGGAATACCGgctgaaaactagcagaagaaCTTGGACACCAGAAAGGACTATAAAGATCCCTTCATAACTAGTATCAAGAGATCAACTTTCAAGTGCTCAGATTCTTTATTTTGCCTGATAAACCTGCTGTAGAAGATCATTTTTGAAGGACCTTcaaatggcagaggagtaagacatggagatcaccttccttcccacaaatacatcaaaaatacatctacatgtggaacaactcctacagaacacctactgaatgctggcagaagacctcagacttcccaaaagtcaagaaactcccccacgtacctgggtagggcaaaagaaaaaagaaaaaacagagacaaaagaatagggacgagacctacacatctgggagggagctgtgaaggaggaaaagtttccacacactaggaagccccttcactggtggaaacagggggtgggtggggaggggaagatttggagccatggaggagagtgcagcaacaggggtgcagagggcaaagaggagagatacTTGCACAGaagatcagtgccaaccagcatcaccagcctgagaggcttgtttgctcacccgctggggcaggtggggcctgggagctgaggatcgggcttcggagttcagatcccagggagaggactttgTGAACACAGCCTgtagggggctagtgcaccaaagctaactgggagggagtccggtaaaaagtctggaactgcctaagagtcaagagaccattgtttcggggtgggcgaggagaggggattcagaacaccacctaaacaagcttcaGAACACCACCTAAATAAGCTTCAAAGATGGACGTgggccgtggctatcagcgtggacaccagagactggcatgaaatgctaaggttgctgcttcagccaccaaaaagcctgtgtgcaagcacaggtcactatccacaaccCTCCCAGGAccttgtgcagcccaccactgccagggtcccatgatcaagagacaacttccccaggagaacacactgcacgcttcaggCTATTGCAACATCACATCAGCCTCTGCCGCAGCAGGCTCTCTCCGcgttccgtacccctccctccccctagcctgagtgagccagaatcCCCTactcagccgctcctttaaccccctcctgtctggacaaagaacagacgccagagggcgacctacatgcagaggcggggccaaatccaaagctgaacccaggagctgtgcgaacaaagaaaagaaagggaagtttCTCCATGCAggctcaggagcagtggattaaatctctacaatcaacttgctggaccctgcatctatggaatacctgaatagacaacaaataatcccaaaattgaggcagtggactttgggagcaactgtagacttggggtttgctgtatacGACTGACCAgtttttgatttttatgtttatcttagtatagttttgagcacttgttatcattggtggatttgtttattggtttgattgctgtctttttcttttattactttaaaaatttttttattttaataatttaaaatttttttcattttaataactttattttattgtattttctttctttctttctcttctcacttttcttctgagccatgtgtctgacagggtcttagtgctctggctgggtgtcaggcatgagcctctgaggtgggagagccgaattcaggacattggtccaccagagaccacctggtcccatgtaatatcaattggtgaaagctctcccagagagctctgtctcaacgctaagacccagcttcactaaacatccagcaagctccagtgctggacaccacatgccaaacaactagcaagacaggaatacaaccccacccattagcagaggggctgcctaaaataataataagttcacagacaccccaaagcacaccaccggatgtggtcctgcccaccagaaaaacaagatccagcctcatccaccagaacacaggcaccagtcctctccaccaggaagcctatacaacccactgaaccaaccttaccaactgggggcagacaccaaaaacaatgggaactacgaacctgcagactgcaaaatggagaccccaaaacagagtaagtgaagcaaaatgagcaaacagagaaatacacagcagatgaaggagaaaagtaaaaacccaccacaccaaaaaCTGGAAGGGGAAatagggaagtttgtagcaatacaatcctatctcaagagacaagaaaaatctcaaataaacaacttaatcttacacctaaagcaattagagaaagagaaaaaacaacaacaacaaagttagcagaagaaaagaaatcataaagatcaggtaagaaataaatgaaaaagaaatgaagaaaacaatagcaaagatcaacaaatctaaaagctggttctttgagaagataaacaaaattgaaaaatcattagctaaactcatcaagaaaaaaagggagaggactcaaatcaataaaattagaaatgaaaaatgagaagcaacaactgacactgcaggaatacaaaggtccatgagagattattacaagcaactatatgccaataaaatggacacctggaagaaatggacaaattcttagaaaagcacaaccttctgggactgaatcaggaagaaatacataatataaaCTGACAAATCactagcactgaaattgaaactgtgattaaaaatcttccaacgaacaaaagcccaggaccagatggcttcacaggtgaattctatcaaatatttagagaagagctaacacctatgcttctcaaactcttccaaaatatagcagagggaggaacactccccaactcattctacgaggccaccatcaccctgataccaaaacaggacaaacatgtcacaaaaagaaaactacaggccaatatctctgatgaacatagatgcaaaaatcctcaccaaaatactagcaaaccgaatccaacagcacattaaaaggatcatacaccatgatcaagtggggtttatcccaggaatgcaaggattcttcaatatatgcaaatcaatcaatgtgatacaccatattaacaaattgaaggagaaaaaccatatgatcatctcaatagatgcagaaaaagctttcaacaaaattcaacactgatttatgataaaaaacctccagaaactaggcatagaaggaacatacctcaacataataaaggccatatatgacaaatccacagccaacatcattctcaatggtgaaaaattgaaaccatttcctctaagatcaggaacaggacaaggttgtccactcgcaccactattattcaacatagttttagaagttttagcctcagtaatcagagaagaaaaagaaataaaaggaatccaaatcagaaaagaagtaaagctgtcactgtttgcagatgacatgatactatacatagggaatcctaaagatgctacagaaaactactagagcaaatcaatgaatttggtaaagtagcaggatacaaaattaatgcacaggggacttccctggtggtgcagtggttgggaatccgcctgccaatgcaggggacacgggttctatccctagttagcgaagatcccacaggccacagagcaaataagcccgtgtgccacaactactaaagcctgtgcaccacaactactgaagcctgcgcacctagagcccgtgctcgcaacaagagaagccaccgcaatgagaagcccctacACTGCAACTAagcggaactagagaaagcccagcaacaaagactcaatgcagccaaaattaattaattaattaaagttaaaaaaaaaaccattcaataaaaaaaaattaatgcacagaagtctcttgcattcctatacactaatgatgaaaaatttgaaacagaaattaaggaaacactcccatataccattgcaacaaaaagaataaaatacctaggaataaaactatctaaggagacaaaagagcggtatgcagaaaactataagacactgatgaaagaaattaaagatgatacaaaacagatggagagatataccatgtttttggattggaggaatcaacattgtgaaaatgactctactacctaaagcaatctacagattcaatgcaatccctatcaaactaccaatggcatttttcacagaactagaacaaaaaatttcacaatttgcatggaaacacaaaagaccccgaatagccaaagcaatcttgagaaagaaaaacagagctggaggaatcggcaACTGgtcctcagactatactacaaagctacagtaatcaagacagcatggtactggcacaaaaacagaaatatagatcaatggaacaggatagaaagctcagagataaacccatgcacatatggtcaccttatctttgataaaggaggcaagaatatacaatggagaaaagacagcctcatcaataagtggtgcttggaaaactggacagctacatgtaaaagaatgaaattagaacactccctaacactgtacacaaaaataaactcaaaatggattaaagacctaaatgtaaggccagacactatcaaactcttagaggaaaacagtggtagaacactctatgacataaatcacagcaagatcctttttgacccacctcctagagaaatggaaataaaaacacaaataaacaaatgggacctaatgaaacttaaaagcttttgcacagcaaaggaaactataaacaagatgaaaagacaccctgagaattgaagaaaatatttccatatgaagcaactgacaaaggattaatctgcaaattatacaagcagctcatgcagctcaataccaaaaaaccaacaacccaatagaaaaatgggcagaagacctaaatagacatttctccaaagaagatatacagattgccaacaaacacatgaaatgatgctcaacatcattaatcattagagaaatgcaaatcaaaagtacaatcaggtatcaccttacaccactcagaatggccatcatcaaaaaatctacaaacaataaatgctgtaaagagtgtggagaaaaaggaaccctcttgcactgttggtgggaatgtaaattgatacagccactatggagaacagtttggaggttacttaaaaatctaaaaatagaactaccatacgacccagcaatcccactcctgggcgtataccctgagaaaaccataattctaaacgagtcatgtaccacaatgttcattgcagcactatttacaatggccaggacatggaagtaacctaagtgtccatcgacacatgaatggataaagaagatatggcacctatatacaatggaatattactcagccataaaaagaaatgaaattgagttatttgtagtgaagtggatggacctagagtctgtcatgcagactgaagtaagtcagaaagggaaaaacaaatatcatatgctaacacatatatatggaatctaaataaagcaaaatggttctgaagaacctaggggccagacaggaataaagatgcagccgtagagaatggacttgtggacacagggagggggaagtgtaagctgggacgaagtgagagagtggcattgacgtATGTACAATATCAaactaaaatagatagctagtgggaagcagccacatagctcagcgagatcagctcagtgctttgtgaccacctagagcggttggatagggaaggtgggagggagatgcaagagggaggggatatggggatatatgtatacgcatagctgattcactttgttatacagcagaagctaacacaacattgtaaagaaattatactccaataaaaaaaaaagaaaagaaatcctggACTCTGCTGATGTTTGCCAGGTTCCCCAATGAGAAGCACCATCATGGTCGAGGTGACAGTCTGCCTTTACGATGGGGCATATTCATTATAAGGCTTTTCACCAGATCTGCACCATCCCTCTGAGCTGTCCTCATTCCCATACATGTTTAGTTTTCCAATGATTCTATGAGTTGAACCCCATTTTTActcctttttccctcctctccatGATCTCGTTACCTGGGGAAGCCTGAGTCAGGACCACAAGGACAGCTAAGGCCAGGAACAAGAGTTTAATATATCCTGAGAGGGGTGAGGAACCATCCAGCAGCATACTGATTGTGCTAGGGAGGGTAGGTTTTCACTCTGTGCTTTATTGACTTGGGTAGGGCTGAGTCACGGACAATAAATCAGAGAAGGACAGAATGTTCCATCACCCAGGACATCAACCTATAGGTCAGCAATGTAAATTGATCATCCAGTATTCAGAGTCCTTCTCTTGACATCAACTGGGAAGGTGGAAGACATTAGCAGAGGACATACAAGTCCTACAAGTCTGTGGCATTGTGAAGAGAATGGACCCACTTTCCAAGAAGTCTTTCCCACTCCTCTCCTTGGGTAGTTGAGCCCCCTCCCTTATATTCCCACAGcctctctgcttccttttttctGTCATAATGTTTATCATGATAAGTTGGAACtaagtatttttctaatttatctccTCTATTGGATGACACTGGCAACTTTTACAGACCATGAGACCTCTGAAAGTAGGGACTGGATGTGATTTCTTTACGTCCAGACTGTGCAGTGAACACTTGTTGAAAACAATGACTGAATAAATGCATTACGGTATTCACTTATAGCCACATAGATCTTAGAATTGGCATTTCTCAGCTAAGAAAATGCAGGCCCACAGAGTGGAAGAGAATTGTCTAGAGTTACACTATGggcaagaaagaaaagactgagaGCTCTCATAACCCAACTCGTAGTCCAGCTCTTTTTAACTCTGCATTTTTCTCCTTATTACCTACTCCAAATCCTTGATATTAGCACTTTGGGACCTTTCTTGGACTCTGGCTCcgaagaagagagcaacaaagATGGTAGAGAAGGGGGCACTGCCTTGGCTCGATCAGGAAGTCTGTCTGTGAGTccactggattttcttttttgagtcCTTGGTATGTCTTATggttattttacatcttttaataGGTCCAGTGTTCTTCTATTATACTCTCTTCTTTGTGAAGTTAGCAGGTATTAGGGACAGCCTGATGGGGTTCATGAAGTCTTTTTCCCTTGATATCCAGAAAGCATGTTGTCCAGGAAAGCAGTGAGCACGGAGCCATCCACTGAATCTCCCTGTCTCTCAGTAACTATGATAAAAACTTTACATACTTGACCCCTTAGAATCCTCACAGGATCCCTGACAGGTAGATGCGATATGCTCAGGGTTACATAGTGTTCAGAGTGAAGTATGGATTTAGATCTGGTTTACCTGTCCCCAGAGCATATGTTCTTTCTATCATCCCAGAGGATCAATGCCTGAGTAATGAAGGAAGAAGAGGCCTGTTTAACCTGAAAAGCAGTAATGGGCTGAAGAGAGTTATAATTGTTATCTTCTGAAAAGGCATGTTCTGTGCAAGCCTAGAGGGCAGAACTAAAAGTTTTGGGTGGAAACTGTGGGGGAGCAGGTTTAAGCTAATTGGAAAGACCTCTGATGATTGAAGTCATCCAGAAACAATTGGGCAGTCTGGGAGAAGTGGTGGCTCCCAATGTCCAAATGCTGCAAACTGAGTCTGTATGACCACTTCTCTCAGATTCTGTAGGAAGCACTGCTGTGTTCGCTGGATATGGATCTATTTACTAGGCACTGGGTCTAAAAGGAGAAGAGAGCAATGTCCTGCCACTCTGGTTAgggagacagacaacaaacatATAATGCCAGATGGTGACAAgcactataaagaaaaataaagcaggataaggGATACAGAATAATATgatatatggtgtgtgtgtgtattttgaacAGGTTGTCCAGGGAAGGactctctgaggaagtgatattGAGTAGAAAACTACATGTACTGAGGAAGTGAGCCACGTGGATATCTAGAatctccaggcagagagaacagcaagagcaaaggcTCTAAAGAAAGAAAGTGCTAGGTGTGTTAGGAAGAGCAAAAGTCAAGTGTACCTGCAGTAGAATGAGTGAGGGGATGAATAAAAGAAGCTAAAAATCATACAGGCAGGCAGAACTATAGTATGTCAGATCTTGCAGGGCTCTATCAAGGACTTTGTAATTTATTTGATATATGATAGGGAATTGTGACTTGCATTTTAAGAGATCATTTAAATCTGaaagtttgtttttgtctttttgcctGCAAGACATCACTTTCTCCATCTGTTAAAGGAAAGTATTTGGGCCAAACAAGTGTTTTCTGGAATGTGTCACTGCCCATGTCACTGGCAGTATGTGTTtttcataacttttattttaatgcttatttgagaaaaaaaatcactagaccTTGATCTGTTGATTTTACAGATAACATCACTTAGGATGTGATCAAATACAGATTTAAGAAAATGGTCTGTTGGTTTCTATAAAAAATATCAGGTAAATAATTCTACAGCTTATAGATGATAATGCAAAAAAATTGTAAGATGATATATAAATGGCTAAAGTTTGGGCTACAAAATTGAAAAAGACCATTCTttggaagagaaaactgaaggcCAGAGAGGTCAGTCGACTTTctgaaggccacacagctggtaagccATGGAGTCAGGAATGGGACTTTAGTccacctgactccaaagccattGCTCCACAACAGAGAATATTGTCTCACCAAACACATAAATCTTCTGGCTGTAattatgtctttatttatttattttattaattttttattttggaattattATAGATtaacaggaagttgcaaagatagtaaaGAAATCCTGTGTacactttacccagtttccccaaaTATTACATTTTGAATAACTATAGTACAATGTCAAAACaaggaaactgacattggtacaatatatatgtatatttcagtgTCATTTTATCACAGGTGTTGATTAGTGTAAGCAATCAATATGCAAAACTATTCAATCACCACAAAGATTTTCTTCGTGCTGCCCCTTTATAGTAACACTCAACCACCTACTTCCTTAGcatccttaacccctggcaacaaACTCTTTGTTCTCCATCtttctaattttgtcattttgagaatgttatataaaaagaatcatacagaATATGACTTTTGAGATCACTGTgtatatcaatagtttgttccttttattgctgcatagtattccatagtatggatGTACTGCAGTTTATCTAACCATTAACATATTGTAGAACATTTTGGTTGTTCCCAGattttggttattacaaataaagctgctatgaacatttgcatacaggtttgtttgtgaacatatgttttcatttctctggataAATGCCTAGGGGTTTGATTGATGGATTCCATGATATTTGtaaatttagcttttaaaaaaactgccaaactatttttcagAGTGCCTGCACCACttaacattctcaccagcaatgtgtgagagatTCAGTTTCTCCTCATCACTATGTGGTACTGTCATGGTTTTTAACTCTAGCTGTTGCAATAGATATGTAGTACTATCTCATCCTGATCTTAAATTGAATTTCCCTAATTGctagtgatgttaaacatcttttcatgtacttatttgccatctacatatcatctttggtgaaatgtcttttcatttcccCATTTTCTAAATGTTATAAACTCTATATATGAGTTATTTGTTGgatattttttgtaaataatatCTCTCAGtctatgctttttcttttaatccatttcatgctttttttatTCATTGCCACACatagttatttgtttcttttttgtggtgaaaacaagatctactcttttagcaaatttgAAGTATACAACATTGTTAACTATAGAAACATTATTGTACAATAGATCTTCagcacttattcatcttgcataactgaaactttg
This DNA window, taken from Balaenoptera ricei isolate mBalRic1 chromosome 15, mBalRic1.hap2, whole genome shotgun sequence, encodes the following:
- the LOC132349834 gene encoding beta-defensin 115-like, with the protein product MLLDGSSPLSGYIKLLFLALAVLVVLTQASPDGWARKCGYGTGRCRKHCKENEKKKEKCGLRKLCCIPAKHKPSEPAKKEEMTYRAMASTAKYQLKTSDKRILAVIVMSQ